A genomic region of Pelodiscus sinensis isolate JC-2024 chromosome 1, ASM4963464v1, whole genome shotgun sequence contains the following coding sequences:
- the LOC142826472 gene encoding feather keratin B-4-like produces the protein MHSRLRALPNTSLDFISSLNRVHLHPTEMTFSSLCYPECGVARPSPVSGTCNEPCVRQCPDSHVTIIPTPIKVTMPGAILETHPQQSTMYKRDSA, from the exons ATGCACTCACGACTCAGAGCTCTTCCAAACACTTCTCTAGACTTCATCTCCTCGCTGAACCGG GTTCACCTGCATCCCACAGAGATGACTTTCTCCAGCCTGTGCTATCCAGAATGCGgggtggcccggcccagccccgtctCTGGTACCTGCAACGAGCCGTGCGTTCGGCAGTGCCCCGATTCTCACGTGACGATCATACCCACGCCGATTAAAGTGACTATGCCAGGAGCAATTCTCGAGACTCACCCTCAGCAGAGCACG ATGTACAAACGAGATTCTGCATAG